A DNA window from Hordeum vulgare subsp. vulgare chromosome 1H, MorexV3_pseudomolecules_assembly, whole genome shotgun sequence contains the following coding sequences:
- the LOC123410092 gene encoding uncharacterized protein LOC123410092, with translation MPERPRRPLLRAGSSRMPSSRAPLCGNSPTTAPSSPVKCPTMSAAASAVVAAPRHDTPPQPRLLPIEAREPHRRGCPAAPRLLRCQERARRPRIRWPSARSGCPQNPAGLRVVVPRPWMRARDQGQASRLSSPQGQARLSLFRVWAAAFARPSQISSIRVGLFSHLGSRRPPSARPDRVAGLVALTVGPTSAASRVAPLVSRSALCTV, from the coding sequence ATGCCCGAACGTCCCCGCCGCCCGCTCCTCCGAGCCGGGAGTTCCCGCATGCCCAGCTCCCGAGCTCCTTTGTGCGGGAACTCACCCACCACCGCCCCAAGCTCGCCGGTGAAGTGCCCCACCATGAGCGCCGCCGCAAGTGCCGTCGTCGCTGCGCCGAGGCACGACACGCCGCCACAACCTCGCCTCCTTCCGATCGAAGCCCGCGAGCCCCACCGTCGTGGTTGCCCCGCCGCTCCCCGGCTTCTTCGTTGCCAAGAACGGGCCAGACGGCCCCGGATCCGGTGGCCCTCGGCCAGATCCGGTTGTCCCCAGAACCCCGCCGGCCTCCGTGTAGTTGTGCCGAGACCATGGATGAGAGctcgggatcaagggcaagccTCAAGGCTCAGCTCGCCTCAAGGCCAAGCTCGCCTCAGCCTCTTTCGTGTCTGGGCCGCCGCCTTCGCAAGGCCCAGCCAGATCTCTAGCATCCGCGTGggcctcttctcccacctcgggtCGCGTCGCCCCCCCTCGGCCCGACCGGACCGCGTCGCCGGACTGGTCGCATTGACCGTCGGCCCAACCTCTGCAGCAAGCCGAGTGGCCCCTCTCGTGAGCCGCTCTGCTCTATGCACTGTTTAA